GTTTGTGGGTCCCGCTACCACATTGGGGGgggattttaaaaaatatatagccGTTACAACGGTTACAGCCCAGGCAAAAAGCCCACAACGCACTCACTCTTAAACGCCACAACTCACGAGTTCACAACAGAGCAAGCGACTTTCTCTCTTTaaaattctctctcttcccaaaCAGAGCAACCAATTATCTCTCTTGCTTTCTGggattttcttgcattttctcgGGTGATTCGATTTTCGGGTTGATCGAGAAAATGACTGTGGAGGAGACCCAGGTTGCGGAAGTTGTGGTTGTTCCTCGGGAGGAGGCTGAGAAGGTTGTTTGTGAGAATGAGAAGGTTGGTGAGGGAGATGATAAGGTGAAGGAAGTGGAGGCGGCGGAATCGAAGCCGAAAACGGTTGAGAAGAGTTCTTCTTATAAGGAAGAGAGCAACTATCTCTCtgatttgaaagagttcgagAAGAAGGCGTTGAGCGAGCTGAAATCAAAGCTGGAGGAGGCCATTTTGGGCAACAATATCTTCAAGAAGGAGGAgccaaagaaggaagaaaaaaaagtagcaGAGGAGGTAGTAAAAACGGAGGAGGTAGAAAAAACAGAGGAGGAAGTGAAAAcacaggaggaggaggaggaggagaaggaagagaaaCCACAGGAGGTATTTGATAAAAAGGCGGAGGAAGTAGCTggagagaatgagaaggaagCGGAAGAAGGCGAGGAGGTGAAGAAATCGGAAGATGGCTGTGAAGTAGTAGACAAGGATATCTCTCTTTGGGGAGTGCCACTTTTTCCCGGTAAGGGTTTCGAGGGCACTGATGTTGTTCTCTTGAAGTTCTTAAGGGCTAGGGAGTTCAAGGTCAATGAGGCTTTCGAGATGCTGAAGAAAACCCTTCAATGGCGGAAGGAGTCCAAGATCGATTCGATTTTGGACGAGGATGTCTGTGCCGATCTGAGCTCTGCCGCTTACTTGAACGGCGTTGATCGCGAAGGCCACCCCGTTTGCTACAACATTTTCGGGGTATTCGACAACGAGGAGCTTTATCAGAAGACTTTTGGAAATGAGGAGAAGAGAGGGCAGTTCCTGAGGTGGAGGCTCCAGCTGATGGAGAAGAGCGTACAGAAGCTTGATCTGAGGCCTGGTGGTGTCACTTCTCTGCTTCAGATCAACGACCTCAAGAACTCTCCGGGGCCGGTGAAGAAGGAGCTCCGGATTGCCACAAAGCAAGCAGTTGGGCTTCTGCAGGACAACTACCCTGAGTTGGTTGCCAAAAATGTAAGCCGTCTTTCACATTTTCGCTTCAGAAATCGAATTTATTTGCGATTATTTAGCATGACTTGGACAGAATTTTGACGGGTTTTATATGGTTTATGATGATCTGCAGATCTTCATAAATGTTCCTTTCTGGTATTATGCACTTAATGCATTGCTATCTCCTTTCTTGACTCAAAGAACCAAGAGCAAGTTCGTCGTTGCTCGCCCCACGAAGGTCACTGAAACCCTTCTCAAGTAAGTGATTTCCCTCACTTTTTATACGTTGCTGAATTTAAATGGCACGATGTGCGCTAAAATATCTAAGAGAACTTGACGGTGTATCTGAGCCACTTAAAAGGCAATGTATATGGTTGGTATAGGGGAATGTTTTGATATTATCTGACGCTTACACAAATGAGCTGTGATTGTCCACAACAGGTACATTCCAGCTCAGGAGATACCTGCTCAGTATGGCGGTTTCAAGAGGGACAACGACAACGAGTTCTCTGCCGAAGATGGCGCTGTTTCAGAACTTATTCTTACGGCTGGATCCACTGGAACCATACAAATTGATGCAGCAGAGGTACTActaataaaatgttaaccgatTTATGTTTTGTTAGATTGTTTTTCCTCATGAGTTTTTCTCTAAATCGATGATTTTAATGGTGTTTGATAGCAGGTTGGTAGCACAATACTGTGGGACTTGACTGTTTTGGGATGGGAAGTGAATTACAAGGAGGAGTTTGTTCCAATTGATGAGGGGTCGTACACCATTATTgttcagaagaagaagaaaatggggtCTAACGAAGGCCCAATTCGCAACACTTTCCGAAGCAACGAACCCGGGAAGGTTGTCCTGACAATCGAGAACAAATCGAGCAAGAAGAAGAGGGTTCTGTACCGGTACAAGGCCAAGAAGTGCTCCACCTTCTGAGAGAAAGAGTTGAACCGCAAAAGGTTGCAATTCAAGTAAATTGTTTGTTTGAGAGAGCATTGTACATAAAATAGAGCTTATTCTTTTGGAGGATCACTGTGATTCTGTAATGTGATAAATGTTTTGATGTGTATGTTTTGATTTGTGAGTTTCCAATTTGGTGAAATATGTATTAGCAATTATTCATTTTGAAGAAAATTTGTCCAGATtgaattgttttattttctagtaTTTCCTCATGTCATCTATAAAAACTATCGAAAATTTTGGACTCAAATCTTACATTTGAGTCTAAATACAAAACAGTTGAACTCTCAGTTAACCAAGAGCACTGGGATGGAGCCTACTCTAGCCGAATGGTGGCTTTGCCtaactcaataatttattgtATGTTAAAGCGATGAAACGTATATTGAAGTAAGAAATGAATGAcaacttttaaattttgttcaaattgaagaaattttctttttttttctcttgtttcagtacatatatatgtatatcatGCATCTGTGAGTCTTCCCGATCCTAGAAAGAATGAATTGCTGTAGCGAAGCCCTTAGTTggtcctttaaaaaaaataaaaaaaggattgCACATCATGAAGGTCTAATACGTAGACCAAAATAGGATCATACAAGAAGTATACAGAGGCTGCAACCGAGATACTTTTCACATTGGGTGCGCGTTTGCTGCTATAGAATTCTAGTCTACATTGACAACCTCACCACTTGAACTGGGTTGAATCCCACCATCGATCCCATATGTAATGAACCAATTTTTGTACAATTTAGAAAATGATTGACTATTAGAAAAAACTTGACTAACTGCAAATTTGTATGTGCTTTTATATAGTTTTgaggtatttttttatttacttctcGAACTTGTAAGAGCACTTCCAGTATAGGAAGGCCTCCCATGGTAATTGGCAATCGAATCCCCTATACTGAATAATAATTgcctttaatgaacagtaattgccttttgcatctccactccTAAATTGAATAGTCATGgtaataggcaataaaatattagtattttttattttataaattaataaaaataattttaaatttcgaataggattttcaatcaatttcgtcacgccatgtgtcattatccgaaagtaaAATTTTTGTAGATAGATTACGATAATATTTTTAAGCAATTCCGTCGCACGACATGTTCTTAATTGTTTAGAATCgttaaaaatattgaaatatggTGTAAAGTGGGAGAAAATGATAAGgtaattatagaaaaaaaaattataatttttaaatttttttttggatcttttaatatttaaaaaataataatttattaacttaattaatctggaccgttggattacaaaaaaaaatttgaaatccaaTAGTCCAGAATGTGACACATGGTCCACCATAACATTTCTcgttttttat
This genomic interval from Malus domestica chromosome 05, GDT2T_hap1 contains the following:
- the LOC103454459 gene encoding patellin-4 isoform X1, translating into MTVEETQVAEVVVVPREEAEKVVCENEKVGEGDDKVKEVEAAESKPKTVEKSSSYKEESNYLSDLKEFEKKALSELKSKLEEAILGNNIFKKEEPKKEEKKVAEEVVKTEEVEKTEEEVKTQEEEEEEKEEKPQEVFDKKAEEVAGENEKEAEEGEEVKKSEDGCEVVDKDISLWGVPLFPGKGFEGTDVVLLKFLRAREFKVNEAFEMLKKTLQWRKESKIDSILDEDVCADLSSAAYLNGVDREGHPVCYNIFGVFDNEELYQKTFGNEEKRGQFLRWRLQLMEKSVQKLDLRPGGVTSLLQINDLKNSPGPVKKELRIATKQAVGLLQDNYPELVAKNIFINVPFWYYALNALLSPFLTQRTKSKFVVARPTKVTETLLKYIPAQEIPAQYGGFKRDNDNEFSAEDGAVSELILTAGSTGTIQIDAAEQVGSTILWDLTVLGWEVNYKEEFVPIDEGSYTIIVQKKKKMGSNEGPIRNTFRSNEPGKVVLTIENKSSKKKRVLYRYKAKKCSTF
- the LOC103454459 gene encoding patellin-4 isoform X2; the protein is MTVEETQVAEVVVVPREEAEKVVCENEKVGEGDDKVKEVEAAESKPKTVEKSSSYKEESNYLSDLKEFEKKALSELKSKLEEAILGNNIFKKEEPKKEEKKVAEEVVKTEEVEKTEEEVKTQEEEEEEKEEKPQEVFDKKAEEVAGENEKEAEEGEEVKKSEDGCEVVDKDISLWGVPLFPGKGFEGTDVVLLKFLRAREFKVNEAFEMLKKTLQWRKESKIDSILDEDVCADLSSAAYLNGVDREGHPVCYNIFGVFDNEELYQKTFGNEEKRGQFLRWRLQLMEKSVQKLDLRPGGVTSLLQINDLKNSPGPVKKELRIATKQAVGLLQDNYPELVAKNIFINVPFWYYALNALLSPFLTQRTKSKFVVARPTKVTETLLKYIPAQEIPAQYGGFKRDNDNEFSAEDGAVSELILTAGSTGTIQIDAAEVGSTILWDLTVLGWEVNYKEEFVPIDEGSYTIIVQKKKKMGSNEGPIRNTFRSNEPGKVVLTIENKSSKKKRVLYRYKAKKCSTF